The genomic segment attctttttgtggcatagtatgtggtccattctggaaaatgctccatctgtatttgagaagaatgtgtatcctgctgcttttggatgtagagttctgtacatgtctgttaggtccatcttttctattgCATTGTTCCATagctctatgtccttacttattttctgtcagattGATGTgtcttttgggtgagtggtgtgttgatgtctcctagaatgagtacattgcattctatttcctcctttaattctgttagtatttgtttcacatatgttgttgctcctgtgttaggtgcagatatatttataatggttacatcttctTGTTGTACTGCCCCttttatcatgtaatgtccttctttgtctcttgtgactttctttgctttgaagtctattttgtctgatacaagcactgcaacacctgcttttctgtccctattagttgcataaactatctttttccatccttttacttttagcctgtgtatatctttgggtttgaggtgattctcttgtaagcagcatatagatggatcttgcttttttctccattccattactctgtgtattttgactggtgcatttagtccatttacatataggatgattatctatagatatgtccttattgatattacaggctttggattcatggtttccaaaggttcaagggtagcttctttctatctaaccgtctaactgaactgtcttattaagctattataaacacaatgtgattattctttatttctctcccttcatattcttcctcctccattctttatatgttaagtgtgtcagtctgtactcttttgtgtttcctttgactcctttttggataggtggttttattttttacctttagtttgTATCTGGTTGTTCTGTTTTCTtagctgtgatttaattttctctggtgacatctatttagccttaggagtgcttccttctagagcagtcccattaaaataccctgaagaggtggtgtgtgggacgcaaattccctcaacttttgcttgtctggaaattgtttaatccctctttcaaattttaatgataatcgtgcttgatacagtgttcttggttcaaggcccttctgtttcattgcattaaatatatcatgccattttcttctggactgtaaggtttctgttgagaagtctgatgatagcctgatgggttttcctttgtaggtgatcttttttctctctctctggctgcctttaatactctgtccttgtctttgatctttgccattttaattattatgtgtcttggtgttgtcctccttgcatcccttgtcatgggagttctgtgtacctctgcaGTCTGATAatccatttcctctcctagtttggggaagttttcagcaattatttcttcaaagacaatttttatccccttttctctcttcttcttcttctggtacccctataatgtgaatattgttcctttcagattggtcaaacagttctcttaatattctttcattcatagatatcctgtatctctctctctctcagtttctctgtattgcTGTTCTttgaattctattccattaacagtctcttgcacctcatcaagTCTACTCTTAAGCCCAtcttttgattgtttcatttctgttatctccctctggacttcatcccttagctcttgcatatttttctgcaggcCCATAaccatggttatgacttttattttgaattcttttacaggaagattggttatatctgtctcagcAGAcactctctctggggttgtctgagtgctTTTGgagtggaccagattcttctgccttttcatggtgatagaagtggttgcaggcagGTGTCGTGTGTGTCAgcagggagaacaaagtcccttcctgcttgttggttgctttgcccttctctgctgcctgtgccacctacctgcacactgggaggctGTCTCTGGGATAATAGCCTGAGCTGCAGTGGGTGGTGTGGCCCTCAGGATTGCCTAGCACACTGTGGGTGGTCGGATCTGCGCCCACACAGTGTGCAGGTACACtgtgaatggtgccccttcatgccttccagaccttgctccagcttctgctgcctctgctggttacccacacactgAGAGCAGACTCTGGgctaatctcctgagctgccatggacaGGGAAGCCCTCAGGATAGTCCAGTGCACTGAGGGTGTTGGCACACATgcctgggtgtgttctcctgcaagaaaggCAGCCTTTCATGAattctggaccttgctctggcttcctctgtctgtcccgGTTAGCTGTGCCCTGGTAGgggactctgtgtggttgctgcaGGTGGGGCTGTTCACCGACTGCTCTGCAGTGGTGGCTGGTCAGCCGTTTTGCTTGCAGCACTAGCCggggggaatgaatggctggGTGCTTATTGCCGTGCTTTGGGGATGCTTTACCCTCCAGAGGCTAagggggcctgaagttcctcaagttTCCTCTCCTGACGATTTTCTCCGgttgttgagcccttgtccctttaagacttttgaaaactgtctgcttttcttttgtctgagtGGAGCCGGCTTTTGGGACCCGTTCACAGTCTCCATCTCGAATTTTACTTTCCCGTTTCTCTAattccagcacaccatgcaatgtgtgtctgtgctcctggggaagattactagggctggttatttaggagatctgtgcttccactccctccccactctgattcttttcttcccaccagtgagctggggtgtggggagtgctcaggtcccactgggtcacggcTTTTTATCTTATCCTTTTCATGGGATGctaagttctcacagatgtagttGTAGTCTGCcttttgtactgtatcttctggtctctcttttaggaatagttgtattttcaaaaatatgtatggttttgggaggagatttctgctgccctactcatgctgccttcTTGAGCCTTTGACCTAGTTatattataactggaaatttgtaccttttttaaaaaaattttattttggtatcattaatgtacaattacctgaagtacattatgtttactaggctcccctcttcaccaagtcccctcgaCATCTCCattcacagtcacagtccatcaacatagtaggatgctgtaaaatcactacttgtcttctctgtgttgcacagtgctccccgtgtccccccctaCTAttcatgttaatcataatgccccctttcttttttttccacccttatccctcccttcccacccgtcctccccactccctttccctttggtaactattagtccattcttgggttctgtgattctgatgctgttttgttccttcagttttgttttgttgttatactccacatatgagtgaaatcatttagtacttgtctttctccgcctgacttatttcactaagcataaaacactctagctccatccatgttgttgcaaatggtaggatttgtttttttctaatggtaATGTTCcattagtaatattccattgtgtatatgtaccacatcttctttatccattcatgtactgatggacatttaggttgcttccatatcttggctattgtaaatagtgcagcgataaacatattggtgcatctgtctttttcatactggagtgctgcattcttagggtaaattcctagaagtggaattcctgggtcaaatggtatttctattttgagcattttgaggaacctccatactgctttccacaatggttgaactaattcacattcccaccatcagtgtaggagggttcccctttctccacaaccttgccaacatttgttgttctttgtcttttggatggtcgccatccttactggtgtgagatgatatctcattgtggttttaatttgcatttctctgatgacaagcaatgtggagcatcttttcatgtgtctgttgggcgtctggatttcttctttagagaactgtgcattcagctcctctgcccattttttaattggattatttgctttttgtttgttgaggcatgtgagctctttatatattttcgatgtcaaccctttatcagatctgtcatttacgaatttattctcccatactgtatgatacctttttgttctaccgatggtgtcctttgctgcacagaagcttttcagcttgatatagtcccaatttttcacttttgcatttgtttcccttgcccggggaaatatattcaagaagaggtcactcatgtttatgtctaagaaatttttgcgtatattttttttctaagaattttatgttttcatcacttttttcaagtctttgatccatttcgaatttactttctgtatgggttagacagtgatccagtttcattctcttccatctagctgtcctgttttgccagcaccatctgttgaagagactgtcatttccccattgtatgtccatggcccctttatcgaatattagttgaccatatatgtttggattaatttttggagtctctattctgttccattggtctgtggctctgttcttatgccagtaccaaattgtcttgattactgtggctttctagtagagcttgaagttggggagtgagatgctcccccacttttttcttccttctcaggattgctttagttatttggggtctttgttgtttccatatgagtttttgagctatctcttccagttcattgaagaatgctgttggtagtttgatagggattgcatcgcatctgtatattgctttgggcaggaaggccattttgacaatattaattcttcctagccaggagtatgggatgagtttccatttgttagtgccctttttatggaaatttgtatctttttattacatttaagcgagttcctttttcaaaaaaaggaaaaaaccataATTGTGGGAGTGATCTTAAGTTGGTATTTTAAATGAAGCATCAGTAAGACAGTATGGTATGTTGAAAAGGGCTCCAATTTAGAACACATAAGTTACACCTACTATTAATAGAAGACATATTGTGGAGTACACAGTCTGAAAgtgttttataatcattttttttcacttatgcaTGGGATATAATGCCAAGATTCACAGTGTTATTGTGATGATTGATTCACGTCAGATGTTTTAGAAAtgcccatatatatatatctaaaatgaaagtgctttgtaaataggGAAGTATTCCCAGACCTATTTTATCAATATGAGGCTCTTTTACCAGCGAGCTGTTTCATGCTTGGCAAGTCCCTTAGCTCCTCTGACTTCTGATTGCCCTCTTGGAAATTGAAGGCACTGGACTCGATGATCCCTAGATCATCTCCAGCTCTAATGACTCCAAGTTTGTTGAAAGAAAAACTACCATCATGGGCTCATCATTGGACTATGGGGATGTAGGGAATGGACCCCAGAGAGACGTGGCTAAGAGGGGAGGAAATGAGCAGGAATAAAAACTCCGTGAGAACAACATCTCTGGAGAGGAAGTACCTGGGGcttttctccctctgcctttttctcctgGCACCACCGCCCTTGACAACACATATGAGAGAACCCTGTGCGGACATCTCTCTGGCAGTGAGAGGACAGCCAGTTAATAGTGTAATGCTCTTTCTTGGAGTGCAGTAGGGAATACCGGGAATCTCCTTTGGAAAAGACATAAGCAACTTCAACCTTTGGTGAGAACTCTGTGTTCCTGGGAGATCTGGGTCAAGGTGAGAGGGCAAGATTAGAGGGATCAGTGGATTCCGTGGTGTCTCAATAGCCATGTGGTCCTCCCGGTAGGACCTGTGTGGACGAGGCTTGTGGTCCTCAGTGTCCCCCGTTcatcactctccctccctccacctccacaccCTCCACTTAGGGTCCTTCCTTGGGTTTCTTCTAATCCATGCTGTCTGACCTTTAATGAAAAGTTTAATATCTTAACCAAAATTTTAGGTATTACTTTGGGGTGAGGGATAGAAATCGAGTCCTAGTGCTATAGTTTTTTAAGGATGCGGTCTTGAACTCTgtcacattctcttttttttcacttttaaatgagGGTATTAAGATCATATAATATCTGCTGGGACAATGTCTATTGAGCTTAACACATTTCAGAAGTTCATAACTGAACTCTGAATAAAAAGTACTAATCAAATGAATTTTGGGAGAGTTTCCTAAGATCAAAACACGCTTGTCTGTGTTTCCTCACATCATCCATCCCAAAGaccctttcatttaaaatttttgtttgaggAATGGGTTTTACAATTATaacaattaatataatatatatgtaagtatattgcTTTGATTCATAAGTTCTGAGTATTAACAAACAAGCTGGTCACTACATAACGACAGGACAGAGTGCTCATGTATATTTCCAGTGGCCTTTTGAAATACTTCAAATAGTTTTCCATTGTCATCTTTGGAAACTCTGGGCTATGGAGGCACTAGTGCTGGTGACACAATCTCAGAGATGTCCCACCCGAGCACAGGCAGATCTGGTCTGTCTCTCTTAGATTCTTTTACTTACAGTTTTCATCATTCAGCAGGATCCTGACTTTCTTAACCATATTTTCTAGCCTGCACAACTTGCCAATTGACCATGTCCTTAGTAGGTCAGATTGGAAACAGTTTGGATTAACTATATCCACATAGTAAGATCTTCAACCACATTAATGTCAATCACTGTTTCTTCTGCAAAATATCTTGGGAAATGCTGAGCACATGGAAAAAGTGAATCCAACAGAGTGagtatgttcagatttttttctctttttctctagcttGTCCAATTTGAACAAGATAACATTTTCAGGGTTaagtttttcataaataaaagaatCCACAGTTCACTTTTTTTGGGGAGCTATGATGAAGTACATAGAATAAATTTAGTTAAGGTCACTGCTGTTATCAGAAtatgataaaaaatgaagaatttcactgtgtctgcttcatcacagtttaaattattttccaaacttAATCTATCATGTTAGTATTTTGGAGATGTGTGTGAgaggttataattttaaaagattttcattgaCTCTAACTCATTTTGGATAAACAATTGAGAAATTATATGGCAGGACTCTATGCAAAGAGTAGCAGAGAGATTTCAATTTCATAAAACCATAATTGGTaagatatgtgtattttttaaatgtcatatccaAAACTGTTTAAACACAGCAGGATGGGAAGTTTTCTCTTGATTTGTTGTTCTTCATTTTATGAATGCATGTGGTTTGTCTTCATGGCTCCAGGTGATTTATTTGCTTTCCCATGAGGTCTGAGTCTACATCTGCCTAGAGGCAATGATGCCTGAGTGTCTGTAAGGGTGATGATCTCTCAGGAAATTCTCTGCTTTAACCCATAAAGCTCTACGACCAATGGAATTCCCATCCATGAGAACAACTGATACTCACGGCTATCTGTAAGCAATGATGTAAGAGCCAACTTCTATTGAAACAATTATGTGTGCCAGATTGTGTGCTGAGCACTTTGGTGAATTTCCTCATATATATAACCCTCCAGTACCGTTATGGTTCAGGAGCTCTCCTTGTTCTCGGTTATCATAAGTGGCCAATCTTAGTGTGTTTAAGCCACTGAGACTGGTacatggagcaagagggtatcagAACAAAAACTTCAAAGTCTGAACCTCTCACTAAAGCCCCATGCTATTCCTCAGGTAGCAAAATAGTCTAAGTTGATAATATATTGTGATCAATAGTGAACGGTACTAGCCTCCCTTTGGTATATTTATATGAAGGCATCCCTAGAACATTCATTCTGTAACTTTATTGAGCTCCCATGCTGTGCCCTCTACAATATTATGAGAGTTATGAATTCTGATACAAGTTTCAGTTCTAATTGGAGATGATACattaaacacatttatataaacatttgggAAAATTTTAGTAACAgggtaaataattttttcatggaTAATAGAAGAAACTTAAAAATCTGCTCAGAAGACCATGTATAACAGAAGtcctatttcaaaattatatattttgatgctgCTCATGCTTTTGATTATATAAATAATTGTCAGAGgtgtttaaaaaacttttattttcatcagtGATCTCTACTTCATATATAAGAATCAGtttaataaacacatatataataaTCTATTGTTTTTATAGTCTAAGTCAAATTTCTACATATATCTTCAATTCTCATGGCACCTCCTGCATTAATAGAGAACCTGACACTGAACAGATACTCCTTAACAGTTCGAGATGAAAAGCCAAGGTTTTTGCACCAGGACAGTaagcatttcccttttttctggTGCTTcgtgaaggaaaaaaatggcacaTAGGGAATTGTCGTGCGGTCACATTTCACTTGAGTCAGCAATGCACTCATTGTCTCTTTTCTGATCTTAGGAGCACCAAGGCTATGATTAGAAGAGAAAATTTTACAGAGATCACCCACTTCATCCTCTTGGGGTTCTCAGATTTTTCCAGGTTCAAAGCACTgctctttgttgtgttcctggtgatctacgttacaactctgacttggaacctgagcctcatcatcttaataaggatggattcccacctccacacacccatgtacttcttcctcagtaaCCTGTCTTTCCTAGACATCTGCTTTGTGACCTCCACAGTCCCCAAGATGCTCTTTGACTTCTTCCAGGGAAAGCATACTATCACCCTATTGGGTTGTGCCATTCAGTACTTGTTCTTTACAACCACAGGACTGACTGAGACTTGTCTCATGACAGctatggcctatgaccgctatgctgcCATTTGTAATCCACTTCTCTACTCATCAATCATGTCACCCACCCTCTGTGTTGGGATGGTGCTGGGATCCTACATGGCTGGAATCTCTGGTTCTGTATCCCAACTGTGtgccattcttcaactccacttctgtgggcctaatgtcatccgccacttcttctgtgacatgccccaGCTGTTAGTCCTGTCCTGCTCTGATATTTTCTTTGCCAAAATCTTACTTTCTATATTAGCAATGATCTTTGGGATAATAAATGCCCTCGTTGTCATTATATCCTATGTCTATATTGTCATCTCCATCATGAAGATCACTACAGCTAAAGGCCGGTACAAGGCTTTCAACACTTGTGCTTCTCACCTGACAGTAGTTTCCCTCTTCTATACCTCAGGTAGCTTTGTCTATTTGTATTTCAGCTTTGTCGGGTCGTCCAATTTGGACAGACTTACATCAGTCTTGTACACAGTGATGATTCCCATGTTGAACCCATTgatttacagtctgaggaacaaggaaatcaaagatgcctTGAAGAGGTTGCAGAAGAAGGGTGGGTATTGCGGACATCACAGAttctgagatttttatatatattataccttCAAAATTGTCTGAATGCACAATACTGAGCATATGAACAGACTGCTACAAATTTCACACTGCCTTTGGACAAAGAAGGTTTAATTTGATGTAGGTAATATACCACATTTGACTAAGAGGTGATACAAGTCCACacaaactgtatatatttaagtcTTGCAGCTTCATAACTTTCAGTCTACATGAGGGGAGGTCTCTTCATTTATTAATCGGTCCACATGTATTTGTGAAACATTAAGTTTTAGAAACTTTTGGCCTCTTCTTGATTCTGATACTGAGCCATGAGAAACACCTGGCAGAGGCCCCAGGAGTACAAAACCCCTgtctactaaatattttaatgcaatgacagagattgatattttttgtttctgaccCGAGGGGAAGTAAACAGAGGTAGGGTTTGGACATTTGTATGGAAACAAAGCTATGCAGTTGGTCTGATTTTGCCTTCTGGAAACACCAGTCTGAGGCAGGTAATGTTTGTTTAACTTACATCAGACCTTTCTTTAAGGTCTCTTTAGTGGTAATCATCTAATAAAGTTTTGGTCACAACCTTATCTCCACCCGCTGTAATCTTTGAAAGAAAGAGTTTGTTTCGATCATAAAGTTGAATGGACCGAAGGATGTGGGCCCTGCAGTGCCATTTACTTACGAGTCTAATGATGTAATTTCTGGCCTTTAGTGTCCAATGGGGATTTTTGTTGGGCGATGCATTCAAATTCCATGTCACAACCAATAGTAGTTTCTGAGACTGTGAGACTCaaacctctctttctttcctgcatTAAATCCAGAAAATTTACCTTGGTTTACATAGCCAGTGGTTCACACTATCAAATTGTTTCTAATATTTCAGCATCTGTTCATATTTTGTAGGAGGAGACTTGTATGAGAATTCATTGTAATAATAGAATACTGATATTCAATATTCCTAAACTgaagaataaagagggaaaaCTGGTATACATCCTCTCCTGCTGTCCATTTTCTGCTCTAATGATTTTTGGTTATATGAGGTGATATAATAGATGGAGTAGAATGGTTAGAGTTACTTTAATTCTGATatgtttctggaagccttaaagaccATGAGAGAAAATGAATAGTAGGATAGGCAGAGTTCTCACCTCTCGACAGGTTTTACAAATGTTTTGGTCTTTGTGATGTGATTAAAAGTGTAGCAACATACGTAATAGCGCTGACTATTGATGTGCCTGTTTGAGATCAGACTTGAATAAGCTGATCCAAAATAGATGTCATTAGAATTACAGATTATCTTTGGCAATTCATTGGATCCTTAATGATATTTTGAGTGTGAGTTCTGCTCAGTgagatgaattatttcatttagttaaGAACTGTATGTGAAGAGGTATTTGAAGGCTTTGCTAAATCTTTCAATGGTTTCCACATGGGCAGGACTGAGCTGAGGGAAATTACTGCACCTCTGGGAAAGTATGTGAGGGCTTTCCTCCTGCCCAGGAAAGAAGTGCAGTACGAACAGATGTGCGGCCTCTGTGCCGCCATAGGCGTGCTATCTGAGGCATTGCTtctgaaaaatgtataataatgGGTGACAGGTCTGTTTGTATGGGGCCATGAGATCTTCCTTAGGTGACGGACCTCTGTTAGGTTTACAAGACAGGATTTATTAGCTCTTGTGAAAAATACTGCAATAAATGTGGAGGTGCAGGTATCTTTaaatatcctgtttttatttccactgcATATATACGCAGAAGTagtattgctgggtcatatggcagcCCTATTAATAGCAATTTGAGGAATTTCATACTATTTTTAATTGTGGCTAAAAGAATTTACATTCCCCAATGAGTGTATAATGGTCCGTTTTCTACATGTCCTCACCAACATGTTATCTTTTGTCTTcttgatggtggccattctacaggtgtgaggtgaacctcattttggttttgcttttacatttcttgtgttgtttgtgttgttCAGGACGTTTTCAcatacctattggccatttggttgtcttcttgaaaaaatttctcttcagttcttccgcccattttttattagcttgtttgttgttttgttcttgagttgtatgagttctttgtatctATGGGTATCAACCCCTTATCTAATACacggtttacaaatattttatgatatatggTTCACAAATATTTTGTATCATTCTGTGTGTTGCCTTTTCATTGCTCCTTGATTGCTTCTTTTGTTGTGCAGAggttttttagtttcatgtaatccaatttgttgatttttccttttgttccttgtGCTTTTGGAGCCATATCCTAAAAGTTGTTTCTgtgaccaatgtcaaggagttcATTTCCTATCTTTTATTCCAGAAATCCGTTAGTTTCTTAAAGTGTcaaatctttaatttatttctggttaatGCTTGTGAGTGGTGGACGATAGAAGTCCAATTTCATTCCTATGCATGtagttatttcattttcccaacaccatgttTTATAGAGATGAGCCATCCCTATTgcacattttttactttctttcacatattagaatatgttccaaacaaaacaagataaaactcTAGAAACAGACCTATACATGCAAGGGTTTATTTACAGACTCTATTTGTTTTgttggcttatctatttttaagGTAGGCCCATATTGTTTTGGGTAGCAAAGCCTGTGGCCTAATTTGAAGTCATGTATGTGAtgcttccagttttgttctttttcagaagtgctttggctattgagtgtcttttatggtttcatgcaaattttagtattgtgttttctattcctgtgaaaaatgccatcagaattttgatagagattgtgttGAATATAGAGATGGGTGTGAGTAATATGGACATTTGAAGAATATTGATTTTCTTCCAGGAACACAagttatctttccatttgtttgtgtcttcaatttctttcagcaattattGTGCTTTTCACACTACAATcttttacttaattgattaagtttactactaagtattttattgtttctcatgTTGTAGTGAATTGGATaatattatttacttcttttccagatgttttattgttagtgtataggaatgcaactggtTTCCATATGATGATTTTATTCCTGCTACATAATGAATTTGCTCCAACAGATTATTGTTTGAATATCTAGGACGTTTTTTAATATAAGAATATATCATCTTCAATAAtgacaattttcctttttttttttgtggagatgcctttcattcctttctttgcctgattgttctagctaggacttccagtactgtgttgaaaagGAGGAGTGAGATAAGGCATACGTGTTTTGTTCTTAATATTAGAGAACAAATTTCAATCCTTCTATTTTCCAtattatgttagctgtgagtttgtggTATATGGCCTTAATTGTGTTGTGGTATGTTCCTTCGAATATCCAATTTGCTGAAGGTTTTATTTTGTCAACAACGTTTTTttagcatcttttgagatgatcatatgatatttatcttttattgtatTAATGCAGTGTATCCAATTTATGGATTTTTATGTTGTGAACCATCCTTGCAAATCAGGGATGAATTCATCTTGATCacgatgtatgatctttttgatattttgttgaattaagtttattaatattttatcaagaatttttgcatctgtattcataagAGCCATCGGTATATAGTTTTGATTTCTCGTAGTGTCCTTATCTATATTTGATATAAGGATAATGTTAACATCATATATAGTTTAGCATAAGGCTTGGAGTTAATGTTAGGAttagctttatttcttttttttcttactctaggaaaggtttgtcaatttgttTACCTTTAAAACACTACCTTTTAGTTTCTTTACCATTTCTTTCATTATCACCTTTAATCCATTTATTTCCACTGTGATCTTTGTTATCTCCTTACTTATGCAAACTTTTGCAAGGCCtgtattttcttatctatttcCATGATTTCAGAAGTTAATTTGTTTATGTGAATCTCTT from the Manis javanica isolate MJ-LG chromosome 11, MJ_LKY, whole genome shotgun sequence genome contains:
- the LOC140844326 gene encoding olfactory receptor 5AN1-like, whose protein sequence is MIRRENFTEITHFILLGFSDFSRFKALLFVVFLVIYVTTLTWNLSLIILIRMDSHLHTPMYFFLSNLSFLDICFVTSTVPKMLFDFFQGKHTITLLGCAIQYLFFTTTGLTETCLMTAMAYDRYAAICNPLLYSSIMSPTLCVGMVLGSYMAGISGSVSQLCAILQLHFCGPNVIRHFFCDMPQLLVLSCSDIFFAKILLSILAMIFGIINALVVIISYVYIVISIMKITTAKGRYKAFNTCASHLTVVSLFYTSGSFVYLYFSFVGSSNLDRLTSVLYTVMIPMLNPLIYSLRNKEIKDALKRLQKKGGYCGHHRF